Proteins encoded together in one Deltaproteobacteria bacterium window:
- the pruA gene encoding L-glutamate gamma-semialdehyde dehydrogenase — protein sequence MPDSIPTVPHPRNEPVLSYAPATAERAALKAELDRLAGARTEIPLVIGGERVTTGDIGTCVQPHDRHTPLATYHKAGPAQVALAIDAAREAKPAWEAMSWEDRCAILLRAAELLAGKWRATANAATMLNQSKTAHQAEIDSACELIDFWRFNPYYAAKLYADVQPDSAPGTWNRVELRPLEGFVFAVTPFNFTSIAGNLPTAPALMGNTVVWKPASTAVLSAWIVMQVLEEAGLPPGVINFVPGSGAAVGDAALDSPELAGIHFTGSTDVFRAMWKRTANQIDRYRSYPRIVGETGGKDFIVAHTSADPDALVTAIVRGGFEYQGQKCSAASRVYVPNSLWLRIRDQLADTTRDLTMGDVRDFRNFMGAVIDGAAFAKHRDAIERARADSDAEVLVGGETDDSTGWFVRPTIIVAKDPAYRTMQDELFGPIVTVYVYPDTHWDHALDLVDATSPYGLTGAVFAADRSAILEATRRLRHAAGNFYINDKPTGAVVGQQPFGGSRASGTNDKAGSALNLLRWTSARTIKETFAPPTDYRYPFMADR from the coding sequence ATGCCCGACTCGATCCCGACCGTCCCGCATCCACGCAACGAACCCGTCCTGTCCTATGCGCCCGCCACGGCCGAGCGGGCCGCGCTCAAGGCGGAACTCGACCGCTTGGCCGGCGCGCGGACCGAGATCCCGCTGGTCATCGGCGGCGAGCGGGTCACCACCGGGGACATCGGCACCTGCGTCCAGCCGCACGACCGCCACACGCCGCTCGCCACGTATCACAAGGCCGGTCCCGCGCAGGTCGCGCTCGCCATCGACGCCGCGCGCGAGGCCAAACCCGCCTGGGAGGCGATGTCCTGGGAGGACCGCTGCGCCATCTTGCTGCGCGCGGCGGAGCTGCTCGCGGGCAAGTGGCGCGCGACCGCCAACGCGGCCACCATGCTCAACCAGTCCAAGACCGCACACCAGGCGGAGATCGACTCGGCCTGCGAGCTGATCGACTTTTGGCGGTTCAACCCCTACTACGCGGCCAAGCTGTACGCCGACGTCCAGCCGGACAGCGCTCCCGGGACGTGGAACCGCGTCGAGCTGCGCCCCCTCGAGGGCTTCGTGTTCGCCGTCACGCCGTTCAACTTCACGTCGATCGCCGGCAACCTGCCGACAGCGCCGGCGCTCATGGGCAACACGGTCGTGTGGAAGCCGGCGTCGACCGCCGTGTTGTCTGCCTGGATCGTCATGCAGGTGCTCGAAGAGGCCGGCCTGCCGCCGGGCGTCATCAACTTCGTTCCCGGCAGCGGCGCGGCGGTCGGCGATGCCGCGCTCGACTCGCCCGAACTCGCCGGCATTCACTTCACCGGGTCGACCGACGTCTTCCGCGCCATGTGGAAGCGCACGGCGAACCAGATCGATCGATATCGATCGTACCCGCGCATCGTCGGAGAGACCGGTGGCAAGGACTTCATCGTCGCGCACACGTCGGCGGACCCCGATGCGCTGGTGACCGCGATCGTGCGCGGCGGGTTCGAATACCAGGGGCAGAAATGCTCCGCCGCGTCGCGCGTCTACGTACCCAACTCGCTGTGGTTGCGAATCCGCGATCAACTCGCGGACACGACGCGCGATCTGACGATGGGGGACGTGCGCGACTTCCGCAACTTCATGGGCGCCGTGATCGACGGCGCCGCGTTCGCCAAGCACCGCGACGCGATCGAACGGGCGCGCGCCGACAGCGACGCGGAGGTGCTCGTCGGCGGCGAGACCGATGACTCCACCGGCTGGTTCGTGCGGCCCACGATCATCGTGGCCAAGGACCCCGCCTATCGCACGATGCAAGACGAGTTGTTCGGCCCGATCGTCACGGTCTACGTCTACCCGGACACGCACTGGGACCACGCGCTCGACCTGGTCGACGCGACGTCGCCCTACGGCCTCACCGGCGCCGTGTTCGCCGCGGACCGGTCGGCGATCCTCGAGGCGACCCGCCGGCTGCGGCACGCCGCCGGCAACTTCTACATCAACGACAAGCCGACCGGCGCCGTCGTCGGCCAGCAGCCGTTTGGCGGCAGCCGTGCGTCGGGGACCAACGACAAGGCCGGCAGCGCGCTGAACCTGCTGCGCTGGACGTCGGCGCGCACGATCAAGGAGACGTTCGCGCCGCCGACGGATTACCGCTATCCGTTCATGGCCGACCGATGA